A window of the Gossypium arboreum isolate Shixiya-1 chromosome 2, ASM2569848v2, whole genome shotgun sequence genome harbors these coding sequences:
- the LOC108466266 gene encoding uncharacterized protein LOC108466266, translating into MPNRTILGNASSAETSNPITPSVSSETSQEITHPFVCYRCPKRFTSTYALGGHQNAHKKERNEELRLYNERRLAFSRQSTVPADGRAKTKRALAVLTNQSSTPSYGPMVQFLPVVPLPGFMCMYANPKSLVFVPAGFEYGRTRAGLNGKEVPYEGSHQENEKRHPYNRPLDIKPMAMKLYPNEERFFGPKTKEDNGCSKEYYSVSTTNNVGPHGEALIDESREDDADQKSSKVEELDLTLRL; encoded by the coding sequence ATGCCTAATAGAACCATTCTAGGCAACGCTAGCTCTGCTGAGACCTCCAATCCAATCACACCATCAGTTTCTAGCGAAACCTCCCAAGAAATTACTCATCCATTTGTATGCTACCGCTGCCCTAAAAGGTTCACTTCAACGTATGCCTTGGGAGGTCACCAGAATGCGCACAAGAAGGAAAGGAATGAGGAGCTTAGGCTCTATAACGAGCGACGCCTCGCCTTCTCAAGGCAGTCGACTGTTCCAGCTGATGGTAGAGCCAAAACAAAAAGGGCGCTAGCAGTACTGACTAATCAGTCATCAACGCCGAGCTATGGCCCTATGGTGCAATTTCTGCCTGTGGTTCCACTTCCTGGTTTTATGTGCATGTATGCTAATCCAAAATCACTAGTGTTCGTGCCTGCTGGGTTCGAATATGGTCGAACAAGGGCTGGACTCAATGGCAAAGAAGTCCCATATGAGGGTTCTCATCAAGAAAACGAAAAGCGTCATCCTTATAACAGGCCTCTGGATATCAAACCAATGGCGATGAAGCTGTATCCGAATGAAGAAAGGTTTTTTGGGCCAAAAACTAAAGAAGATAACGGCTGTTCCAAGGAGTACTACTCGGTTTCAACAACAAACAATGTTGGTCCACATGGTGAAGCCTTAATCGATGAAAGTAGGGAAGATGATGCTGATCAGAAGAGTTCAAAGGTGGAGGAACTGGACTTGACTTTGAGGCTCTAA